In Citrus sinensis cultivar Valencia sweet orange chromosome 4, DVS_A1.0, whole genome shotgun sequence, one DNA window encodes the following:
- the LOC102611707 gene encoding SNF2 domain-containing protein CLASSY 1-like has protein sequence MKRRRHLYQSKHPFDDHPFEAFFDDSWRTLELIRIEDGTMTMHLKDNQCYTEERRPFSNLRIRSRKATSSDCTCFLRPGIDVCVLSASQDAESSDEENEEPVWVDAKISSIERKPHEGQCSCQLYVKFYINPGPLGSERGALSKETKLVGIDQITILQKLGRDACEDQYYRWNFSEDCSSLQKTKLLLGKFSSDLSFLLVASVLKQTAFDIRSVQKKIVYQVLGSDDDNSSPDSINHLNAINFKVEDGVSTSHLFQFIPPDTKEVSTAGGTEEVGLLPIYDVMNLRRSKRRNVQPDRFIGCDIPPESDIGWVRMFPIKSDKWEEEEEEEAQEQELYLPLSHLLDGPLGSSLSEENAEVEIRNPIKRKSRSRLREMESSLTKEMDHASELAIVPVPTEGDPLAFYPDPLPSKTPSYLSRKINEVSPKFYLKGSHSVRRCSTSHSVRGRNTSHSVQRRTTSEFEDKELDDWWEEKVSNKKVQGENVLEVEDMGLERRSWGRPSNKKVKSNKYRPVSLKSQEFSEKGTHKKSTLSAVAFNRLINSYMKNIDSTITDEEPNVVDQWNEFKAAKSSEQTMEIDESSSENESEVSENEPLWKEMELAMAEAYILEDNEGSNAGLSSEDPQISSIVCQHEFTLDEEIGILCPICGFVKTEIKYVTPAFLEPKSWITSNKVDNEEDTEHGLDSNEGLNLCCNLASSDILSPNENDNVWALIPELKMKLHLHQKKAFEFLWRNIAGSLVPASMDAESKNTGGCVISHTPGAGKTFLIIAFLVSYLKLFPGKRPLVLAPKTTLYTWHKEFIKWKIPLPVHLIHGRRTYRVFRQKRISSFKGGVRPTLDVMHVLDCLEKIQKWHAQPSILVMGYTSFLTLIREDAKFAHRKYMAKVLRESPGIVVLDEGHNPRSTKSRLRKALMKVETDQRVLLSGTLFQNNFCEYFNTLCLARPKFIHEVLRELDQNFKRKKMRMKNPRQLESRARKFFVDTIARKINSDDGEERIQGLNMLRNITSGFIDVYEGGASDNLPGLQIYTLLMNSTEVQVEVLEKLQKIMSTYNGYPLELELLITLAAIHPWLVKTSNCVNKFFDLKALARLEKHKYEIRKGSKVMFVLNLVHRVIKQEKVLMFCHNIAPIMLFAELFEKIFRWQRGREILILTGDIELFERGRIMDKFEEPSGPSRILIASITACAEGISLTAASRVIMLDSEWNPSKTKQAIARAFRPGQQKMVYVYQLLASGTLEEDKYRRTTWKEWVSRMIFSEELVEDPSRWQAEKMEDDVLREIVAADRMKSFHMIMKNEKASTN, from the exons GGGTTGATGCTAAGATAAGTTCTATTGAGAGGAAACCCCATGAAGGTCAATGCTCGTGCCAGTTATATGTTAAGTTCTACATTAACCCAGGTCCTCTTGGTTCAGAGAGAGGAGCACTTAGTAAAGAGACTAAACTAGTTGGCATTGATCAAATAACTATCCTCCAAAAGCTTGGAAGAGATGCTTGTGAAGATCAATACTATCGATGGAATTTTTCTGAGGACTGCTCTTCATTGCAAAAAACTAAACTGTTATTGGGGAAATTCTCGTCTGATCTTTCATTTCTACTTGTTGCATCAGTTTTGAAGCAGACTGCATTTGACATAAGATCTgtgcaaaagaaaattgtcTATCAAGTTTTGGGTAGTGATGATGACAACTCTTCACCAGACTCCATTAACCATCTGAAtgctataaattttaaagttgaaGACGGTGTTTCTACCTCGCATTTGTTTCAGTTTATTCCACCAGATACTAAAGAAGTCAGCACTGCTGGTGGCACAGAAGAAGTTGGACTGTTGCCAATTTATGACGTTATGAATTTGCGGCGCTCTAAACGTCGAAATGTACAACCTGACCGCTTTATTGGCTGTGATATTCCTCCAGAATCAGACATTGGCTGGGTTCGAATGTTTCCAATTAAGTCGGACAAGtgggaagaagaagaagaagaagaagcacaaGAGCAAGAGTTGTACTTACCATTATCACACCTGTTAGATGGACCATTGGGTTCTAGTCTTTCAGAAGAGAATGCAGAGGTTGAAATTAGAAATCCCATCAAGAGAAAAAGTCGGAGTAGACTAAGGGAGATGGAATCAAGTCTGACTAAAGAAATGGACCATGCATCAGAATTGGCTATTGTTCCTGTGCCTACTGAAGGTGATCCACTAGCGTTCTATCCAGATCCTCTTCCTTCCAAGACTCCTTCATATTtatcaagaaaaattaatgaagttTCTCCTAAGTTTTACTTGAAAGGTTCCCATTCAGTACGGAGGTGCAGTACTTCCCATTCAGTGAGGGGGAGAAATACTTCCCACTCAGTACAGAGGAGGACTACTTCTGAGTTCGAAGATAAGGAGCTTGATGATTGGTGGGAagaaaaagttagcaacaagAAAGTTCAGGGTGAGAATGTTTTGGAGGTAGAGGATATGGGGCTTGAAAGAAGGTCATGGGGAAGGCCCTCCAACAAGAAAGTCAAAAGTAACAAATATCGTCCTGTGAGTTTAAAGAGTCAGGAATTCAGTGAAAAAGGGACTcataaaaaatcaactttAAGTGCAGTGGCATTCAATAGACtgataaattcatacatgaagAACATTGATTCCACAATCACAGACGAAGAACCAAATGTTGTTGACCAGTGGAATGAGTTTAAGGCAGCAAAATCTTCGGAGCAGACTATGGAAATTGACGAATCGTCAAGCGAAAATGAAAGCGAAGTTTCAGAAAATGAACCATTATGGAAAGAAATGGAATTAGCTATGGCTGAAGCTTATATTCTCGAGGACAATGAG GGTTCTAATGCTGGACTATCCTCCGAGGATCCACAAATATCAAGTATAGTCTGCCAACACGAGTTCACCCTAGATGAAGAAATTGGTATTTTATGTCCTATATGTGGTTTTGTGAaaactgaaataaaatatgtgaCGCCAGCATTT ttGGAACCCAAAAGCTGGATTACTAGCAATAAGGTGGACAATGAAGAAGATACTGAGCATGGACTTGATAGCAATGAGGGCTTGAATCTTTGCTGCAATCTGGCATCCTCAGATATTCTCTCGCCAAATGAGAATGACAATGTGTGGGCCTTAATTCCTGaacttaaaatgaaattacacTTGCACCAGAAAAAGGCTTTTGAATTCCTATGGAGAAATATCGCTGGGTCTTTAGTACCAGCAAGCATGGATGCAGAATCCAAGAACACAGGCGGCTGCGTGATTTCTCATACACCTGGAGCTGGAAAAACTTTTCTCATTATTGCATTCCTTGTTAGCTACTTGAAGTTATTCCCAGGAAAACGACCTTTAGTTCTTGCCCCGAAGACAACTCTTTATACCTGGCACAAGGAATTTATTAAGTGGAAAATTCCTTTACCAGTTCATCTGATCCATGGTCGTAGAACCTATAGAGTCTTCAGACAGAAAAGGATAAGCTCCTTCAAAGGAGGTGTAAGACCTACTCTTGACGTCATGCACGTTTTAGATTGCCTAGAGAAGATACAGAAGTGGCATGCGCAACCCAGTATTCTTGTGATGGGTTACACTTCATTTCTAACACTAATACGTGAAGATGCAAAGTTTGCACATAGAAAATATATGGCTAAAGTGCTGCGGGAAAGTCCAGGCATTGTGGTACTAGACGAAGGGCACAACCCCAGAAGTACTAAGTCAAGATTAAGGAAGGCTCTGATGAAAGTTGAAACCGACCAGAGAGTATTGCTTTCAGGTACATTGTTTCAGAATAACTTCTGTGAATATTTCAACACCCTTTGCTTGGCTCGACCTAAGTTTATCCATGAAGTGTTGAGGGAATTAGATCAGAACttcaagagaaagaaaatgcgGATGAAGAATCCCCGCCAACTAGAATCACGAgcaagaaaattttttgtgGATACCATTGCAAGGAAGATCAATTCTGACGATGGAGAAGAGAGAATCCAAGGTTTAAACATGTTGAGAAATATCACAAGTGGATTTATAGATGTCTACGAGGGTGGAGCTTCTGACAATCTCCCTGGTTTACAAATATATACTTTGTTGATGAATTCTACTGAAGTACAAGTTGAGGTTTTGGAGAAACTACAAAAGATTATGTCTACATACAATGGCTATCCTCTTGAACTGGAGCTTTTGATCACCCTTGCAGCAATACATCCATGGTTGGTTAAAACATCAAATtgtgttaataaattttttgatctCAAAGCACTGGCAAGACTTGAGAAGCACAAGTATGAAATTAGAAAAGGGTCCAAAGTGATGTTTGTTCTAAATCTTGTGCATCGAGTTATCAAGCAAGAGAAGGTTCTGATGTTTTGCCACAACATTGCACCAATCATGTTGTTTGCAGAattgtttgagaaaatttttagGTGGCAGAGGGGTAGAGAAATTCTGATCCTCACAGGGGACATAGAGCTGTTTGAACGTGGAAGAATAATGGATAAGTTTGAGGAACCCAGTGGGCCTTCAAGGATACTTATTGCATCAATTACAGCTTGCGCTGAAGGCATTAGTTTGACAGCTGCTTCGCGTGTGATTATGTTGGATTCAGAGTGGAACCCCTCCAAGACAAAGCAAGCCATTGCGCGTGCCTTTCGGCCCGGTCAGCAAAAGATGGTTTATGTGTATCAGCTCTTGGCATCAGGGACACTCGAAGAAGACAAGTATCGGAGGACAACTTGGAAGGAGTGGGTGTCTCGTATGATTTTCAGTGAGGAACTTGTGGAGGATCCTTCCCGCTGGCAAGCAGAAAAGATGGAAGATGATGTATTAAGAGAGATTGTGGCGGCAGATCGGATGAAATCTTTCCATATGATTATGAAAAACGAGAAGGCTTCAACGAATTGA
- the LOC102611406 gene encoding abscisic acid receptor PYL4, translated as MPASSIQVRRANNTTPTPPQKQPQPTTLSRFPVPETLPFYHKHTVGPNQCCSYAVQTINAPLPAVWSVVRRFDNPQAYKHFLKSCHVINGDGHVGTLREVHVISGLPAANSTERLEILDDEHHVLSFSVIGGDHRLNNYRSVTTLHASPCGTGTVVVESYVCDVPPGNTREETCTFVETIVRCNLQSLAQISENMAARSNK; from the coding sequence ATGCCTGCCTCATCAATACAAGTCCGAAGGGCCAACAACACTACCCCAACACCACCACAAAAACAACCACAACCCACAACCCTAAGTCGGTTCCCGGTCCCGGAAACGCTGCCGTTTTACCACAAGCACACTGTGGGCCCCAACCAGTGCTGTTCCTATGCAGTCCAAACCATCAACGCTCCCTTGCCAGCCGTTTGGTCCGTGGTCAGGCGATTCGATAACCCTCAAGCTTACAAGCACTTTCTCAAGagctgccacgtcatcaacGGAGATGGGCACGTGGGCACTCTCCGTGAGGTCCACGTCATCTCCGGGTTGCCCGCAGCTAACAGCACGGAGAGGCTTGAGATTCTTGATGATGAGCATCATGTGTTGAGCTTCAGTGTCATCGGGGGTGATCACAGGCTTAATAATTACCGGTCTGTCACCACACTACACGCTTCGCCATGCGGCACCGGCACAGTTGTCGTCGAATCATACGTTTGTGATGTACCGCCGGGCAACACTAGGGAGGAAACTTGCACTTTTGTTGAGACTATAGTACGTTGCAACTTACAATCTTTGGCTCAAATTTCGGAGAACATGGCTGCTAGATCGaacaagtaa